The following are encoded together in the Strongyloides ratti genome assembly S_ratti_ED321, chromosome : 2 genome:
- a CDS encoding Spastin: MSLITQTNKTYPYYEKFKVDVSTARETLSAALSIDEKNEDLEHKKEAIAMYELAIRQFRHCLNLNLAGRYPPSLKPEIENTKNILAKHISQTRNRVTFLRKMVNGDTSTTQQFSSTRDMITNEGKNLLLKGVNKKFGEMLLETVIESTNVKFSDVAGNEYAKRALEEAVILPYLNPSLFTGLRNPTKGILLFGPPGNGKTMLAKAVANESKCIFFNISAGDLTSKWVGESEKIITTLFSMARNAKSAVIFIDEIDSILCERSNSDSEVGRRMKTQFLIQFDGCATDKNDRVLVIAATNRPFELDEAIIRRFPKRIFIDLPNEDARMNFIKNTLEQNRASNGLSITDLRRIARATDMYTNADLIALCSEAAMVPLRNVSRDKITKITQSQIRPITFSDFCEALKVIRPSTNRDNLAKLVEFAKNSGQMSSNSTSARSVY; this comes from the exons atgtcATTAATTACACAAACCAATAAAACATATCcttattatgaaaaatttaaagttgaTGTATCTACAGCAAGGGAAACTTTATCTGCAGCATTAAgtattgatgaaaaaaatgaag atTTGGAACATAAAAAAGAAGCTATTGCTATGTATGAATTAGCTATACGCCAATTTCGTcattgtttaaatttaaatttagcAGGAAGATACCCACCATCATTGAAACCAGAGATagaaaatacaaaaaatatcttGGCAAAGCATATATCACAAACAAGAAATCGAGtaacatttttaagaaaGATGGTTAATGGTGATACATCAACAACACAACAATTTTCTTCTACACGTGATATGATAACAAATGaaggaaaaaatttattattgaaaggtgtaaataaaaaattcgGTGAAATGTTATTAGAAACGGTTATAGAAAGTacaaatgttaaatttagTGATGTAGCTGGTAATGAATATGCTAAAAGAGCCCTAGAAGAAGCAGTTATTTTACCATATTTGAATCCTTCATTATTTACAGGTCTTAGAAATCCAACAAAaggtatattattatttggaCCACCTGGTAATGGAAAAACAATGCTTGCTAAAGCTGTTGCTAATGAAtcaaaatgtattttttttaatatttctgcCGGTGATTTAACATCAAAATGGGTTGGTGAAtcagaaaaaattattacaacaTTATTTTCAATGGCAAGAAATGCTAAATCTGCTGTTATCTTTATAGATGAAATTGATTCTATCTTATGTGAACGTTCCAATTCTGATAGTGAAGTAGGAAGGAGAATGAAAacacaatttttaatacaatttgATGGTTGTGCTACAGATAAGAATGATCGTGTTTTAGTAATAGCTGCTACAAATAGACCATTTGAATTAGATGAAGCTATTATAAGAAGATTTcctaaaagaatatttattgatTTACCTAATGAAGATGCTAGaatgaattttataaaaaataccCTTGAACAAAATCGTGCTTCAAATGGTTTATCGATAACAGATCTTCGAAGAATTGCCAGAGCAACAGACATGTATACAAATGCTGATTTAATTGCTTTATGTAGTGAAGCAGCTATGGTACCCTTAAGAAATGTATCAAGagataaaataacaaaaattacgCAATCACAAATACGGCCAATAACATTTAGTGATTTTTGTGAAgcattaaaagttataagaCCCTCAACAAATAGAGATAATCTAGCAAAACTAGTAGAATTTGCTAAAAATTCTGGTCAAATGAGTTCTAATTCTACTTCTGCCAGATCTGTTTATTGA
- a CDS encoding N-acetyllactosaminide beta-1,3-N-acetylglucosaminyltransferase: MKSFILFLLTIFVFIVTSSQSSYSPSWKNYYNNFLLELPGNNNFRCYLYHNEYITCPNVIKQSHYKYERISLILHISSDRNFHEVENHLKNYDGPISLGIYMKSSFSNKEKTIEIYKLLKAYAKKYSKLSVHFIFKISRKKNYYNYLTLSEYPINVIRNIARKHSATRYIVIADIDHMFSKNFETKMLKVAKVYLKENYNNVLVYRIFEVESKNLKSGPKNKGELKKLMSNNKASVFHPYNKKGHYIPYLKQWFKKNDTTNPGIQFEATYNRAQWEPQFVSLRNIPFHDENFQYLLRDNMHLRWELCRANYSFLVVNDVFMYHLGRKKNGEKNLIDKIRYHLNGKNKNIMKKFEIRMQKLYPITKNKCPNIWI; the protein is encoded by the exons atgaaaagttttattttatttttacttactatatttgtatttattgTTACATCAAGTCAATCATCATACTCACCATCatggaaaaattattataataattttttattagaattgCCTGGTAACAACAATTTTag atgTTACTTATATCATAATGAATATATTACTTGTCCAAATGTGATAAAACAATCacattataaatatgaaaGAATTTCCCTTATTCTTCATATTAGTAGTGATCGTAATTTTCATGAGGTagaaaatcatttaaaaaattatgatggTCCAATTTCATTAGGTATATATATGAAATCttcattttcaaataaagaaaaaactattgaaatatataaattgttaaagGCATAtgctaaaaaatattctaaactATCtgtacattttatttttaaaatttctagaaaaaaaaattattataattatttaacgTTATCTGAATATccaataaatgttataagaAATATTGCTAGAAAACATTCAGCAACAAGATATATTGTAATTGCAGATATAGATCATatgttttcaaaaaattttgaaacaaaaatgttaaaagtagcaaaagtttatttaaaagaaaattataataatgttcTTGTATATAGAATTTTTGAAGttgaaagtaaaaatttaaaatcagGACCAAAAAATAAGggtgaattaaaaaaattaatgagtAATAATAAAGCTTCTGTTTTTCATCCTTATAATAAGAAAGGGCATTATATAccatatttaaaacaatggtttaaaaaaaatgatactaCAAATCCAGGAATACAATTTGAGGCAACATATAACAGAGCTCAATGGGAACCACAATTTGTTTCATTAAGAAATATTCCCTTTCATGAtgaaaattttcaatatcttCTTCGTGATAATATGCATCtt agATGGGAATTATGTAGAGCTAATTATAGTTTTCTAGTTGTTAATGATGTATTTATGTATCATTtaggaagaaaaaaaaatggtgaaaaaaatttaatagataaaatacGTTATCATCTTaatggaaaaaataaaaacattatgaaaaaatttgaGATAAGAATGCAAAAATTATATcctataacaaaaaataaatgtccAAATATTtggatttaa